CACGAAGGTCTCGCGCAAGGCGTCGGCATCGGTATTGGCGAAGGCCGCGACCTGCGACGCGGTGAAGCCGAGCAGGCTCTCGGCCAGCGCGGCCTCCTCCGGGGTCGCGGCACCGCCCGGGGCAAGAGGCGTCGCAAGGGGCATCCCGCAAAGCAGCTTGGGCAGGGCCAGCTCGTGCTCGGGCAGGTCCATGCGTCCGCTGGCCAGCAGAGCCAGCAGGTGGACGGCCCTGGGGCGGCTGTCGTCACGCAGCCCACCGGAGGGATCGAGGCAATCGCTGCGCGCGAGATAGGTCGCGAGGTGGACATGGAGCAGGACCAGCCCCGCCAGCCCGGTATGGATTTCGCCCGCGGGCGCAAGGGGCGCGGGCGGGGGGGCGAGATGGGCAAGCAGGATCTCGACCGAGGTGTCCAAAGCCGCGGCCAGGGCTGCGTGAAACGCCCCCGGCCCTTCGGGCGCGTCGATCGGCGCGGCGGCATGGGCCGCGGCGAGGCGCGCCGCCAGATCCCGCGGATCAAGGCCGATGCCCGCCCGGCGGAGCGCCCGGGCGACGGTTTCGAGCGCATCGACGTGGCGGGCCGGAGGCGTGGGCAGGCCCATGGGAGAGAGATGGTCCATCAGGGACCCGAGCGGAGTGCCCAAACCCGCCGCCAGTGCCGCGTGGAACGCCCCTGGCCCGTCTGGTGCATCGATCGGGGCGGCAGCATTGGCCGCCGTGAGGCGCCTGGAGAGATCCTGCGGATCGAGACCAAGACCGGCCTGCCGCAGCCTCTGGGCGACCTGCTGCAGCGCAACCTGCGCATCCGGGCCTGGCGCCCGGGCGTCCGTGCGATTGCCATCGGCAGGATCGGTCGGCGTAGCTCCGTCCTCGGGCGTTTCGGCGGCGAGCCCCCCCGTGACTGACCGGTCGAACGGCGATGAGGCAGATTGGTCGCGCCCACGTTCCGAAGACCGCACGCCAGCCGTGTCCTGTGCTGCAACGCCGTCCGGAGGCGCGGATGTCGGGACTGGGGATGCCCCGCGCGCCGGGGCGGGTGCCGCCGCGGTGCGGACAGTCTCCGGGGAGGTTGGGTCCGGCGTCGGGGGGGCGGCGGTTTCGGGACGCTGAGGCCGTCCTATCGGATTGCCATCCACATGACCATCCGAGGCAGTCTCGGGCATGCGCCCGTGCGGCGGAACTTCCCCGGCGATCGGCGCAATGTCGCGCGATTTCAGAGGCGTGACATTCGGGTGGGTCTCAGCGGACGCGGAGGTGTCCAGCGCCTCCGCCAGGGCGGCGCGCAGGCTTGCCAGCTCATGCGCTGACAGGCCCGAGAGCGCCTGCCCCGCCTCGCCCTCCGGCGGCTCTGAGAGATCGCGCGCCATCCGGGCGCGCACGGTCTCCAGCGGCTGAGCGGCGCGCTCCGACGCGATCTCCGCAAGCGCCGAGAGAACGGATTCCAGCGGCACGGGGGCCGACGGGTCCGGCCCGGACGCTGCCCCGTTCGCCCAGGCGCGGAGCGTGGCCTGGGTCAGGTCCGCAGCACTCAGTGGCACGTTCGCCACCGCCGCGAGCCACGCGGCCGCCCGGCGCGCCAGCTGCGCCTGGTCCTGGCCGAGGCGTGCGGACAGTGTCGCGGCACGTTGCGCCGGGCTGACCTGTTCCAGGGCGGCGGCAAGGGCTGCTGCCAGGGGCGGCGGCCCGGACGGCGTGACGCGGGCCGCATCGGGCCGGAGGTAGCGCGCGACCAGCGCGGTCGCAACGTCCATTGCGGCAGATGGCGTCTCGGTCGCGGCAGGCGGGCGGGGGAGCACCACCTCGGCACGCATCGGTGGCTCTTCTGCGGGGCTGCGCCCTTGGGCGCGGGTGGTGGCGGGCGGAGGGTCGGTATCCTGCACGCGGTCCCGCGGTGCGGACTCCTCCGCCTGCAGGTCGCGCAGCATCTCGATCAGGGGCGCGAAGCGGGGCTCGGCGGCGCGCCCCGATGCCAGCGCGGAGAGTTGTGCTGCGAGCGCTCCCGGCGTCTCGGCAGTCCGGCCCCGGCTTCCGGCCCGCAGAACGGCGCGTAGCCAGCGGCGGGCATCGCCCTCGAACCCCCCACCCGCAAGAAGGGTCAAGCTCGCCTCCGCCAGATGCGGACCCAGTGTGTCATCCGGCGCCGCGGCCCGCAGGATGGTCACGGCGAAGCCGCCAAGGGTCGGCAGCAGCGCCAGATGCGCCGCCTCGATCCGCGTCCAGTCCAGCGGCGAGAGCAGCGCTTGCCGCCCGGTCGGGGTCTGCAGGAGACCGGCCCAATCCATACCGATTTCGGGGGGCGCGGGCGGCGTTTCGTCGCCGCGGATATGGCTTGGCTGGCGCGGTTGGGAGGCGTCTTGCCCGTCGGGATGCGCGCCTGCGCGGACAGCCAGGACAGGGGCGGCGCCCGGATCCTGCGGCGGGGGGCGCAAGGCGGACGGCCGCGCCGGCGCCCCCGGGTTCGGCGCGGTAAGACCCGGGGCTGTCGGGAGTGACGCCGCGGGCGCGCGCTCTCCGGAGGCGGCGGCAGCCAGCGAGTCTTCGGGCGCCGCTCGGGTGTCCTCGGACACCTCGGCCCGCGCGTCGTTGACCCGGGGCACTGCGTCGGGTGCTTGGGCCCGCGGCGGATCATCGTGCGGGGTACGTGCGGTTGTGTCGACGGGGGACCGTGCCCCGTCACGAGCGGGTAAGGGATCCGCCAAGACCGGGCCGGGCGCCTCCGTAGCCTCGGGCGCCCTGCGCGCGCCCAGTGCGGGAGGGGCGTTCGGTGGCGCGGCTCTGGGCACAACAGGCGGCGCGGTCTCGGGCGCCTGTGGTCTGGCCGGACCGACCTTGGCCCCCTGGCCGAGCATGTCCGGGGTATCCGGGTCGCCCCGCTGACGTGAGGGGGCGGTCGGAAAGGCCCTGGCGGTGTCTTCGGCAGGGTCCGAACCAGGCGAGGCGTTGGTCCGAGACGTGGGGTCCGGGGCGCGCGCCCCGCGATCCACCTCCGATCCTGAAGGCTGATGCGACGGCTCTGACGGGTCCTGCGGCCCATGTGACGGTGGCGCGGCAGGTGCGCGCGGGACAGGCCCGGCCGAACCTGACGACCCGATCCCCGTCGGGTCGGAAGCAGGCGGCGGGGTGTCTGTCGCACCCCCTTCGAAGACGTTCTGCGCCCTGGAGCCCCCCGGTACGGAGGATGGCCCCGGGCGGGGGACGTCTTGCGCGGGCGCTACCCGCCGGATGGGGGATGCGGATGGACCGCTGCGCGCGGCTCCTGGGGGATCCGCTTGCGCTCCCGCAGGGGCCCGCGCCGCTGGGGATGCGGAGCGGGGGCCGGTCGGTGTGTCCAGTCCTGCGGGGAACTGTCCGGTCCCGGTCGCAGCCGGCGTGGGCGATGCCGGGTCGGCCGAGGACAAGGGCAACACTCGGTCACCTCCGGGCGGCACGCGGGCGTCCGGAGCGTCCACGGCAGGGGGCGGGCTCGGCGCGGCCGAAGGTGCCTTCGGAAGACCGGGAGACGGTGGGCGCCCAGAACCGCCCGCGGGCAAGGACCGCTCGTTCGCGGCGCCCGGCCCTTGCGGTGCGGTCGGACCTGCGGGAGCAGGGTCGGACGGGGTGGCCCCGCGGGAGCCTGCCGCTTCGGACGGATCGACGGGATGCCCCGGCGCGGCCCGCGGCATCGGAGGCACGGCGTTTTCGGCAGGCAGATCGGCAGCGGACCCCGCGCGGCGCTGTGGCGGGGATGGTGCGGCCCGCGTGGACGGGTCCAAAGCGGCGGTTGGATCCCCGGGAACGGCAGATGTGGCTGCGCGGTCTTCCCTGGCCTCAGGCCCTGCGGCAGGCGGGGCGGAGACCGCCGGTTGCGCCGGGGAGGCGTGCGAGAGCGGCTTGTCCGACCCGGGGAGGCCGGCCTCGGGGGCCAGCGCGGCCAGTCGGGCGCGCAGGGGCGCAGGCACATGGGTTGCCAGGCGTTGCGCCACGGCAGGCTGGTCGGCCAGCGAAGCCAGCAGCGCCCGCAAGCCGTCGGGATGGTCGGCCAGGCAGGGCTCCAGCAGGCCGGACAGCCCGGGCGCGGCGGCGCCGGGCCAGTGCGGATAGGTGCCGTGCTGGAGGTAATGGGCGAGATCACGCAGCCGGGCGGGCTGGAGCGGGCCACGGGGCATGCGAGCCCGTGCGAGCGATCCCGCCGCCGCCACCGCCTGCTCCGCGCGGTGCGCATCGAGAGCGGCGCGCAGAGCCTCGGTCAGCCGCCGGGCAAGCTCGTCTTCCAGCACGAAGGCAGGGATATCTCCCAGATCGAGCGCGAGCTGATCGAGGCGCAGGTCCACGCCCGCCTCCTCCAGCAGCTCGGTCAGCAATCCGGGCAGGCGCGCGGCGGCGAAATCACTGAGCCGGGTCTGCACCGCATCCGCCTGTTCGGGATCGGGCAGGTCAATGGCGAAGGTCAGCCGGTCTATGCGGTGATCGAGGCTCATCCTTGCACGGCGTCGCCGCGCCGCCGGGCCCGCAAGGCACGAAACTCGCGGCAGAAAAGATCATGTATCTGGCGGCGCAGGGTCTGCGAGGCCTGCGCGCCCGCCGCAAGTGCTTCGGCAGATGGGGTGCGGGTCGCACGCACGCAAAGCTGCGCGGCGCACCAGGCGGCGTAGGCCCGTGCGAAATCACGCGCCTCCTGCGGGGTCTCCCCATCGAGCCAGAGCATGGCAGGCAGGGTATGGGCAGGCATCTCCTCGGTGACGATGTCAGCCAGATAGGCCCGACGTGCCGGCGAGGTGCCCGAGGCATCCGGGGCCAGCGCGAGGGTGGCACCCCGGGCCGCGAAATCGAGCGGCATCACCACCGGGGTGAAGACCGCATCGAGCGCCCGGGCATCGCGCCCGGCCCCTTGGCAGGTGGCAACCATGCGGGCGATCCAGTCGGCGGCATGGGAGCGGGACCGGAAATTCTCCACCACTTCGATCGAGAGCCCATTAGGACCGACGAGGCTAACGGTCGTGCCATAGCCACGCTCGGGCGACGTGGTGTAATGGGCCGGATCCGCGCCGAGCGCACGGAGTTGCGGCAGCAGCATCTCCAGCGGTGGCAGGGCGGGATCTGGCTCCAGCACCCAGTGCACCGCCCGGTCCCCGATCGCCAACCGGAAGGTCGAGCGCGGCAGGGGGGCGGAAATCGCGAAGCTGGTGCCGATCTCCTCGCGGCCGATCCTGGCCTCCAGCCCGTCATCCTGCAACAGAACGTGCTCGATCAGGAACATGGGCGCGTCATGGCCCGACCGCAGGGCGATCCGGCGCAGCAGCGGGCAGGTCTCCGGCGCGGCGAGATCGACCCCCTGCCCCCGCCCTTGCCCGAGCGCGATCACGTCCCGCAGGAGCGCGGCCTTGCGGTCGAGCAGCCAGCGCTCGAAGATCTCCAGCGGTTGGGCCTTGTCATCGTAGAGCCGCTTCAGCTCGGCGGTGTCGATCCTCTCGCCGAACCTTGCCAGCAGGTGGTCGAGGGCACGGTTGCGCCGCGCCAGGGGGCGGTCCTGGCTGTCGCGCAGCTCCGCCAGACCGTCCTTGTAGGCCGTGAACCAGCCTTGGGTCCGGCCCGGCTCGGGTGTCTCCGGCTGGCCCAGTATCGGGCCGAGGGCAGGCGCATCGTCCGGGCTTGGCTCAGGCCGCGTCAGGGGCTGCACATGGTAGCTCGGCCCCTCGGACGGCAGGGCCAGCAGGTCCGCGGTGGCATCGAGCTGCGCAAGGTGATTGGCGAGCATCTGTTCGAAGATCGCGAGATAGGCCTTGAGCTGGCGCGCCTGGGCCTGGCGGGCATCGCGGGCGGCCCGGGTGTCGGCCACCCCCTCGGCCAGCGGGGCACTGCCCTGCACGCCGTCCGGGCCGATGCCGTAGACACCCGGGAACATGTGCTGGATCGACCGATAGCGCGCGAGCTGCCGCGCCGGATTGCCCAGGGTGATGCGGGAATAGTCGGAACTGGCGACCTGGCGGATGGCATAGTGCTCCTCCCAGCGCAGCTTCTCCTCGCGGTGGCGCAGTTGCACCAGCACCTTGTCCGCGTCGAAGCTGACCTGCGCCCCGCGGCGGAACACCCTCAGCCCCTCGAGGTCCGCAGCCTTGCGCGACAGGGCGGGGATGACGAGGGCCGCGGCGCGCTTGTCGGCGCAGAGCGCGCAGGGACACGGATCCTCGGCGTCGCATCCCCTGGGACAGGGCTTTTCGGGCGCCATGAGGCCATGCACGGTCTCGATCTGGGGCAGCGCGATGATGGCGGCCCGGATCCGAGCGAGGTCGATATCGCGTCCCGGCGGGCTCAGGCCACTATCGGGGATCAGCCCAAGCTCCAGCGCTGGTCCCTCGAACAGGGTTTCGGGCGCGGCGCTGCTGGCGAGCGCTTCATCGATGTCCTCGACCCGGGGCGGCGGGTTCAGCGCGATTTCCGCCGCGAACAGCATGGCCGAGAGGGCAGCTTCGGGATCGGCCTCCGGCGCGAGAGTGACGTCACCGCACAGGGCGAACTCGGCCGTGGGCGCGATCCGGACATGGCGGAAATCCACGCCCAGCGCACGGGTCTTGCGCAACAGCGCCATGGCGTCGTCTTCGATCTGCCGGTGGAGCCGCGCGGGCTGGGCCTCCTCCGCCACATCGGTGGCATAGGGTTGGATCCAGACGTCGTAATGCCCCCCCGCCCCGGAGGTACCGGGATGGGGCAGGATCCAGGCATTGCGCAGGCCCGACACCTGGTCAAAGAGCAGCTTGCGGTAGTCGTTGGAGGTCACCGGGGCGCTGGCGAAGGCCTGCGGGCCCGGAAAGAAAGGCTGTCGCTCCAGCCCGGGG
The Dinoroseobacter shibae DFL 12 = DSM 16493 genome window above contains:
- a CDS encoding contractile injection system tape measure protein, yielding MDWAGLLQTPTGRQALLSPLDWTRIEAAHLALLPTLGGFAVTILRAAAPDDTLGPHLAEASLTLLAGGGFEGDARRWLRAVLRAGSRGRTAETPGALAAQLSALASGRAAEPRFAPLIEMLRDLQAEESAPRDRVQDTDPPPATTRAQGRSPAEEPPMRAEVVLPRPPAATETPSAAMDVATALVARYLRPDAARVTPSGPPPLAAALAAALEQVSPAQRAATLSARLGQDQAQLARRAAAWLAAVANVPLSAADLTQATLRAWANGAASGPDPSAPVPLESVLSALAEIASERAAQPLETVRARMARDLSEPPEGEAGQALSGLSAHELASLRAALAEALDTSASAETHPNVTPLKSRDIAPIAGEVPPHGRMPETASDGHVDGNPIGRPQRPETAAPPTPDPTSPETVRTAAAPAPARGASPVPTSAPPDGVAAQDTAGVRSSERGRDQSASSPFDRSVTGGLAAETPEDGATPTDPADGNRTDARAPGPDAQVALQQVAQRLRQAGLGLDPQDLSRRLTAANAAAPIDAPDGPGAFHAALAAGLGTPLGSLMDHLSPMGLPTPPARHVDALETVARALRRAGIGLDPRDLAARLAAAHAAAPIDAPEGPGAFHAALAAALDTSVEILLAHLAPPPAPLAPAGEIHTGLAGLVLLHVHLATYLARSDCLDPSGGLRDDSRPRAVHLLALLASGRMDLPEHELALPKLLCGMPLATPLAPGGAATPEEAALAESLLGFTASQVAAFANTDADALRETFVMRHGVIRRPGPDAALTLQVTKGPFDMLLGGIPWPWSVVALPWMPEALHVSWT